AAACCGCCGAGAAACAAAGTTTCTCCTCGTCGGGACGCAGCGAACACAACCCGTTGGACAGGTGTTCCGGTAGCATCGGGATCGTGCGGTCCACGAGATACACGGATGTTGCACGGGAGTAAGCTTCCTTGTCCAGCACCGAATCCGGGGTTACGTAGAAACTGACATCCGCGATATGCACGCCGACCTCGTAATTCCCGTTTTTCATTTTTTGGAGCGAGAGGGCATCGTCAAAGTCCTTGGCGTCTTTCGGGTCGATCGTGAACGTCGTGACTTCCCGGAAGTCTCTCCGGTTCTTGATCTCCTCTGCCGGGATGGCATCCTTTATTCTCTTTGCGGCTTTTTCCACGTTTGTCGGGAATTGCACGGGCAGTTCGTATTCCGCCATGATGGCATTCATTTCCGTGTCGTTATCTCCCGGTGTTCCGAGAACTTCCAGCACTTTACCCACGGGGTTCTTCTGGTTCTCCGGCCACTCGGTGATCTTGACGATGGCTTTTTCTCCATCCTTGGCCCCGTTCAAGTCGTTCAAGGGGATAAATATATCGTAGGGTAACTGTTTGCCCGTGGGAACGAGAAAGGCGTATTGTTTGGAGCATTGTATGATGCCCACGAATGTCTCTTTCTTGCGTTCGAGGATTTCCACCACTTCCCCTTCGGGGCGTCTTTTGGAACTCCGGGCGTAGAGCAACACTTTTACCTTGTCGCCGTTTAAGGCGTGGTTCAAGCCAACCTGGGGGATGAAAACGTCTTCCTGGCAATCATCCGAGATCAAGTAGGCGGTACCTTTGGCCGTCAAGTCAATAATTCCGGTAACGTAAATGGTATTTACCTTGAATTTGAATACCCCGGTTGATTCTTCCGTGAGCATATTGTCATTTTTCATCTCGTAAAGAACGGTCATGATCAATTGCTTGGCATTCATGTTCTTGATGCCTAGTCTTTGGGCTAGTTGCTTGTAATTGAAGTTTTGATCGGGGTTACCGGAAAATATATCGTATAATAATCGGTGTAATTCTTTTTTACCGATGTCTCTCTTGCTTTTTTTCTCTTTCTTTGGCATAATCTAAATCGTAAAATATCGGGTATGGGCGATAAAAGAACGCCTGTCCCTCTTAAATAAAGTTACTAATGTACTGTTTTATTTTCGTATTTTTATATATAAAGTTTCAAAATCTCCGTTTTTCTTTCTTGAGAGATGTTTAGACAACTTGAATTGCTTGTCGGGGAGAATGTTTTAGCTTTCTTCCAAATAATCGTTTTTGATGTTGTTAGTTGTATGATTTTTAAGTGGTTATTTATGCCCTTGTTAATAACGATTTGTGAAATTATACATGAGCAATAGCTGATCACTTTCGTGTAAAGCGCTATTAGAACGCTATTAAAACGCTATTAAAGCGCTATATTAAATAGCGTTTTAATAGAATTTTAATAGTGTGATTATAATTTTTTATCCGGAAGTGATCATCAAGTGATCTATTATACTTGATGTAATGATTATGAAATAAGGGACTTAAAAGGTTTGTCGTGGGGAGAACGACTCGATGGGTACCCGTTTTGTATTTACGGGATACCCATTTTTTTTATCAATTCTGGGCTCGGAATTCGTTGGGGGTGCATCCGGCCACCCGTTTGAACATCCGGCTTAAATGCTGGGGATATTGGAATCCCAGATCGTAGGCGATTTCGCTCATCGTTTTGTCCGAGGAGAGTAGGTTTTCCTTGGCACGTTCGATGACCTTGGTCTGGATGTATTCCGAGGCTGTTTTCCCGGTTTGTTTGCGGATCATGTCGCCAAAATAATTCGGGGAAAGAAAGACCTTGTCTGCGAAGTATTTGACCGAGGGTAAGCCTTCTTGTTGCGGCATCGAGCCATCGAAATACTCATCCAGCAAACGTTCGAACCGGACGATGATGTCGTTATTTTGCTGGTTGCGGGTAATGAATTGTCGGTCATAGAAACGGAGGCAGTAGTCCAATAGTACTCCAATATTTGCCGTGATCAGCCGTCGGCTGTGTTTATCAATGGCGTGTTCCAATTCTGCCTGTATTTTATTCAGGCAATCCATGATCGTTTGGCGTTCTTCCTCGGAGAGGTGTAGGGCTTCATTTACCTCGTAGGAGAAAAACGTGTAGTTACGAATCTCTTGTCCGAGTGCCGTACCCCGGATGAGGTCCGGATGAAACAGTAGCCCGTGGGCCATGGGGCGAACTCCGGGAGCCATGTCAATCCCGGTGATCTGTCCCGGGCCGAAACTGACGATGGTGCCGTCTTGATAGTCATAGAACTGCCGTCCGTAGCGAATGTCGCCACATTTGATGTCTTTTAGGAAAAGGGCGTAGATGCCGTAGTTAAAAATTGCCTGTGTGGGCCATTGGGTGGATTGTGATAAATCGACGACGCTGACTAACGGGTGGCGAGTTTCCAATCCGAAGAGTTTGTTGTAGTCGTCCACGTTGTTTATTTTCAGTATCTCTTCCATGTTGTTCGTTATTAGCTACTCACAAAAATAAGATATTTTATCGGAAAAATAATCGGTGTGTTTTCAAGTTCCGTAATTCAGGTATAAACTTCTGTAAATCGTATACAGGCGGGCCGCTTTTCCCGATCTACATTTGTATCAATGTAAAACGTATGATTGAAAAGACTACGATTATTAATTTGAATAAAAAGTGGAGATATGAAAAAGTTATTATTTATTCCGTTCATATTGTTGGTCCTGGTGTCCATGGCAGCGTGTGGCAGTTCGGGGGATGATTCGTTTGTACCGGACGAGGAACCCGGTATGTCCGTGGATTCGGTCGGTAATGGTCGATATTTGGTTCTTTATAGTTCCCGTTCCGGGAACACGGAAAAAGTGGCCCGTCAGATTAGCACGATACTTCATTGTGATATATTGGAAGTGGAACCCGTGACGGCTTACGAGGAGGATTATAATGCCATGCTTGACCGGGCAAGCGAAGAGCTGGCGGCTATCGATAGG
The window above is part of the Butyricimonas paravirosa genome. Proteins encoded here:
- a CDS encoding helix-turn-helix domain-containing protein; protein product: MEEILKINNVDDYNKLFGLETRHPLVSVVDLSQSTQWPTQAIFNYGIYALFLKDIKCGDIRYGRQFYDYQDGTIVSFGPGQITGIDMAPGVRPMAHGLLFHPDLIRGTALGQEIRNYTFFSYEVNEALHLSEEERQTIMDCLNKIQAELEHAIDKHSRRLITANIGVLLDYCLRFYDRQFITRNQQNNDIIVRFERLLDEYFDGSMPQQEGLPSVKYFADKVFLSPNYFGDMIRKQTGKTASEYIQTKVIERAKENLLSSDKTMSEIAYDLGFQYPQHLSRMFKRVAGCTPNEFRAQN